The sequence atcgaaccagcgacccctgcgacgagtggtatggcctctgtatgtggggcgcttagaccgctaggccaccagcgccccaacttGTTAGTTTcttaaagaaaatgtataatATCTGCAAATGAGTATGACATTTCTTAAGTGCATACCAGTCTTCCAACTTAGcacaataaacacaaaacatggatttttgttaatttagaCATTTATTACGAGAAGAAATTTTTTATAAAACAGATTATCAAGAATATGATTCTAAAACAATTCATTCCTCGTCACAAATTGTCCAAACGTCTGTACAAAAAGTTCACAACAACAGCAGTTTCTGAAATATTCAGCACTCTACTGTCGTCAGAATTCACAAACAAGACTGGGAAACAAAATGAAGCTCTTCTTGCAAAAATACTCTGAAATAGAAGCCCTCCTTAACTTGATCCATCTTTCGCGTCTGTATCCTCTCCCCTGAAGTGCAACCTCATTTCATGTCCATGAAACGAATGTCCATTATCAGCAGTGTATGTCTGGGCAGTGGTCTTGGCGCAGGGGACAACACTTTCATCACCTGCAGTTGCGTGTCCACATAAGTCACAACAATGAACCCACAAACCGGACTCTCCACAATACCTTTCCTAGaaccctcctctccatcttctgcACTGCTCACACTCAGCACATGATATGTGAGGTCTCTTCCTGGTGTCACAGGTACCAACTTTAGCTGTGTGTCATCCTGAGACATTCCCAGTGGCAGGCATGAGTCTGGGATGGATGGTGCCCCAATCTTGTAAATGCGGACATCTGAGAAACGCACTTCAAAGGAGAAAGGGTAAAAAGATACTCCACGAAAGCCATAAAAGTACTCACGAATCTTCTCATCCCGGGTATCCCGTCGGCACTCCTTGGAGCGTTCCACCACACCCCCAGACTTTGGTAGGAGAACCACCCGCACAAAATGAGGGAGGTCTCGTTTGAGTTCATTGTACAGCCTCTCATGATCCAGCACAAGCACCACATCCACCTCAAAGGCAGAGGCACAGTGCACCAGAGCCTGGTACCCAGAGCCCTTCACCCAGCCACAGGTATTAATGATACAACCTCCCACACTGGCTTTCCTGTTTGTCTCACAGCGCTGGGAAAACACCTCAGCAAGGCATGACGTCAGCTACATTGCAGAAGAGAAGTACAGATGAAAGTAAGCAGAGACAAATGCAAAAAACTGATGACAATTCCTAAACCAGTAGTTTGTAAGTGAGCTTTTAGCTTCAactgattttaaacatttacatCTCTCCCTTCTCACCTTATTGTAAAGTTTGATGTTGGTCCCTGGGGTAGTGGAGCCAAAGTGGTAGACCAAAGGAGCTTGGACTGAGAAACCTTCCTCCACATCTGCCGGACGCTCAATGCACAGAGCTGACACTGTACCAGGTACAGAAACCTGAGGAGCAGAATTTACACTAAACACCAGCAAGAGTTGACAGTCCAACTGTGGTCTGATTGTGAACCAGACATGTAAGTATGCGTTGCTTCTAAATCTGAAACACCTGTTTTGACCAAATTAGTTGCATTGTAGCTTTTCTATCAAATAAAAGATATGATTTATCTTTGCTGGAATTGAAGATGATAAGTATCAACAACGCaatagataataaaaataagagttCATGGTAATCACCTAAATGTTGGAggccattattatttttataatccTTATTTATCTTACCCCACTCTGTCCAACATCCAGTTCAACCAGTGTTGGCCTCCGGCCCACCCTCACAGCATAGCTCAACAGCAGCCGGCACACTGTTGACTTCCCCACATCTGTAGGTCCAACCACCATCACCTAGGAGATATTTAATTATTCAATGTTGATAGATACGTATTTAAGGACTCTTTAAGGGGTTCTTTATGTACACCTACCCTTGGCCCCCTCTCATTATCTCGCTCTGCTTGTTTTCTCATCTGTTCCAAGGCAGCGTGTGTGTTCAGGTAGAGCAGCATGGGGGTATCCTTAGACACATAAGCCACCTGTAGCAGTGAGGGAGAGACTAAAGAGTTaagtttatcttgttttttattattgtcttttatgCTCTCTATATGTGACGGTTTTTGCAGGTGTTTGACTTGCTAGTGTTATCGAATTGTTTGTAAATGTgggtgtgtttttattcatgaaCTGCTACAGTTCCACGTCCCTTGAGTTGTTGGTAACACACAAATAATTTCTGTTTGAGGTAAAGCATCAGCATTATTACTGATTACAAATAGGAGTCACCTGTGTGACTGTTTTAGTTTTGTTGACTAGAAGCCACTCAAGAAGCGCTTTAGCCCAAACTTCTGTATGCAGTAATAAAGAAGATCAATTAAGATGGAGTGCTGTCCTGACAATTTTTTGACAGAGCCTCACAAAGTTGAACGTGATACCAAATCCCATTAATGTGATGAACCTTCAagtaagctttaaaaaaacacacaaaacaaaaattcaCACGTTTAAACACTCTTCTCCCAGTACTCACCTCTGGCTTTCCATAAAGATTAACACTGCAGCCCTGCCAGGTGAAAACTGCTATCTTGGAGCCTGGTCCAAATGTGTACTTCTTGTTGCGGTTCAGCTCTGACCCAAACACCTCAGCCATTCCTGTAAGGAGCTCCAGGTCTACTTGCTCTGCTGCCTCCCCTGCCTCGACCTCAAACCTAAGCTCAGTCTCCTTCTCCAGGTCAAACCTGGTGCTGACTTTTCCAGTTGGTGGAGCATCTTCACTTGGTTTTTCCACACCTTCTGTCGCCATGGCTGACAAGACAAATACTGTTACAATTACCTGAGAGTATTGATACActgacaaaaaatatatacaattcTACATTGAGATCATACAATTTGTCAAATAACTTGACGAATGCGTTCCTCTTTGATTTATTATAGATATACTTTAAttcagacccataggtccatatcagcacaagagcaatataaaagactaaaaataagtaaaatacatgtccagcaagaaataaaaagatcatatGACAACAATTTACACATTAGTTTtgattaaagcataaaaaggcatttgttccaatgtttcctaaagcaagaaaaataccttgtgtcacttaatgtgggctgagtgagctcccttaaaATTTCATTTCTGAATCAGCTAAGTGACACAAATGTATTCATTAAATTTCTTAGTACAGCTCGGAAGGTAgggacattgtttgatacaaacttaaaacttgcactggtccatcttagtagtttaaggaaaattcgatatgcatcattatatgctacctgaagctttttcattttagctcTACTGTAACTGTACTACAAATGGGCAGTATAAAGAGGAGTACAGTAAGCTCTAGAAAGCTCTGTTTTAGTATTTCAGTATCTGTGCACATTGGAAATTTACGTGCCAGCGTATAAGCCTGAGCATAAAGTTTACAGCACTGTCGCTGCAGATCATATATTTCCACATGGCTAAGTATTGTAACACACTTTTATGAAGATACTGATTTGCTAAAAGGTTATCCAAAAAGATTGTTGACAAGGACCTCTCTAGACATACATCGTCTCCTCAATAAACACGCTGATCTATCTACGAGCACACATTGTGGAGATGATTTAGCTCATCAGTCAACCACAACTCAGCAGTGAACAGGTAGCAGGCCGAGGCTAGTTCATCGAACCAACTTCGGCAGTAAGAACTAAACACTAAGAGCTAAAACGATCTAAACATCACACAACTGTAATTATACAGCAAGGACTATCTACGAGTGGATTGTGTTTACTGTAGAGTACTTACAGACTTAATTAAGAGTTGAATTTTAGAATGAAAGGACaccaactgaaaaacaaaaccgTAAACGTGGTCGCGAAATGATGACGTCAGATTTGGTATTTACCAATCGTGTTCAGAATATGGTGTACCTCCGGAAGAGGATttgggccactggaaaaaaataataatgattaaggtcaattttttttttcattattattattatttactatcattattattctgaagaaaaagtgagaattctgagattgaagtcagaattcggggctttaatcccagaattctcactttaatctcagaattctgacttttttttctcagaagaaTAGTAAAAAGATTTTTTGACGTTAATTCTTTTTTCTCCAGTAGCcataatcctcttctgtattgTACCCTATGAGTATACCCTACCCCCACTGGTTAAAAAAAGCTAAAAGGCTCCAGCAAGACCGAGCAACACATGGAAAGTTCATTACACTTTCAAccacatttaaaatatttacaaaataaaatgtggacAAATATTTTTACCACTTATTATTTCCTGTGATGTGGTCACTGTCAACTTAAGGCCAACAAAGCAAATGGAACCAGTCATAAATAGAGGAAACTGGATCTTTTGCAGTCTCTGAATATATTAAGATTCTCAGTAGGTTCAAATTCATATTCTTAGTTGTCAGTCAAACTAAGTGCTGAAGACATTTCTCTGGGATGTTCCATCATGCCTCTAAACTTTGAAGATATAGTTCTGGCCACGGAAAagacaaatacaatcaaacacacaaatctcTCACAAACTAACTGAAACAAGGACTTGGTATACTgaattctttatttatctaaaaCAGATATAAAGGCACATATAACTATTAAGAAATGTAGGGAAACACAATCCACTAGATGTCGCCGTGTGGCCAGAGGACATGAGCTGATGGAGCCACAATCATCAGAAAAGGGACTGAGAGCACCCCGTTGGTCCCTCCTCATCATTTTGCTTCCATGGGCTACATCCCTTGAACTCTTGGCTTCATGTAAGAaataaaggagggaaaaaaaagcacttttatTAAACTAACATTTCTCAAAGACCACAAGTAGCACTGGTTTGATGTGACACATCCCAAAAGCACGGGGATGAGTTGACTTAGTTAAATATCGATTTTAGTTACATCTTTTTGCACAAATGATAATTTCTTAACACATATTGCTCAACAGAACTTGGCCCTCCCATTAGTGAGTAAAAACAGGCCTTTTATGTAATGGTTGAAGGTTGACACTGCGTCAGAGCTCAAACTAACAAGcagtttccctctctcctcagctggtgACTCATAAGAGGTGAAAATACGAGCTGAGTTTAGGTTATGACACATGGCTCTGGGGTAGAAGAAATGGAATATGTATGAGGGAAGCCAGTCACATATTCAACACCATCAATTCCTTTAATGTAGCTTTGAGGATGTTAGAAATTATGCTAAAAAGAAAATTGTCCATAAATTGATACTTTAAAcggtaccatagactgtataaaatatggacgtagtatccgtgacgtcacacatctgtttctgaagcgctgttttgaggccaatcgtaggcggcagccatattgctgctgtcgagcgaccTATAcattgtgtgccgatcgagaaatgagctatccagactacacttgtctattgtaccaggctgtaaacatgtttatttctgatgtaaagatcggcaaaaagaaaaagaggtttCCGCTTCAACTTCCTTACTTTGGTCCATACTGGTACTCGAGCTGACTACCCTTTGATTCCCAGGTCCCAAGTCCCTACAGAGTGAGTTACTGCTGCCCAAATATTTCTGCACTCTTCTtacatttaaagttttaaattacatattacaacattttatttttcaagtgaGTCTTCAGTCCTCAACTCATATTACATTAACTATATAATATTATTACGTCAGTTCTTTAAGACAAACCTTCATCAGGTGCTTACTCAGCCTTCAGAGCTTCCTGtagagcagcaacaacaacatcaggtTGAGGAAACTTCAGTTTACGAGGCGGACCCTTCTTTATCCCAGTCCAAAGTGATGTTTCTTAAAGGACATGACAGAGAAAACCATGTCAGTTTATGTACAAATAGAATGTACAAAAGCAACATTTGGTCATCACTTATTTTAATATAACACATCCATGCCACAAAATGCCTTAATAGACAAGAGTGTATCTTTCAATATCCTGTCTCATTCTAGTAAGCAGAGCCTCCTGTTGAATGTCAAACCATGGTTTAATGAGGCCGATGATGCATTGTCTGATTGAAGTTTTGGCATGATTTTACTTTGTTCACTACCTTATGCAACAACCCAAATCACAGCTGATTAAACGCCTCGTTTAGAAAGTTAATATGAAATGCAATTTGGTAGTGAGGCTTCGCTTTACCGAATGGTCAGAAAGGTAATGCCACTTCAAATCTGGTTGAACCTGATTCATGTCCATAATTCCTTTTATTCTGTATCAGCTTTTCAACAAGTATTGAGTACATTCAAACAATGTTAAGATGAAGGAAAACTGCTCATTAAAAATCTTCCATGCAATGAACGTTAACTCAAATTCTATTCACCGGCAGCAAAAATCTCAGAGATGAATACCTCATAACCTAATCAAACAAAATCTAACTCGCTGCGTGACAGGATTTGGAATTctggtgtttaaaaaaaaaaaaaaaacagctacgACCAACAGATAAGAGGCTTAAAAAGGAGATGGTGATACTCTCTCATGGGGGGGTGTTGCATTTCCTAATTTTTCCCTCATTTGGATTTCCCCATTTTTCCCTCCTCACCTTTGCCGTCATCCAGCAGAGAGACCTCAAAGCTATTCCTTCTGGGTTTCTCTGGGTTGAGAACCACAGTCAGTCCAGGGTGGGCAGCCAGAAGGGCAGATTTCACCTCCTCGGCATTACGCCCATACACTCGTCAGCTCTTACTGCCAAAAATAACAGAACATCCATTAGGTGAACATCTTTGTAGACTAAGTTATTCATGTGGCATGTGACTGCACATGATAAAGAAACTACAaccccaattaaaaaaaaagtaggcaCGCTGTATTCAATTGAAAATATGGCAAAGACAACACATCACATGttgaaactagggatgtaaatttcaagtattttctgtgatcgatctttggaaatgttaacgagcaattatcgattaatcataaaaaagtaAACGTtatccatgtcaaaaacaaagccaaatgcattttttcccctgaatcaatttttccttcacaacaaaatgtacataactgacagtattcaacagctacggatcgtattgaggtgttcaaaatgttaaacacactgaatatcaacgtgtggagcaggctcataatctcagtGGACATAAAGTCATAAAAGGGAAGGCTCAAACTACATCATGTGGATTTACAGTTACTTCTATGAATGAAATTTAGCTCAATTTATGTATCTGTTCAATTTCTGATGTGTATTATAATGTGTTGTTGTAGCACTTCACTCACCAGTGTTCAATGACCACCCTTTGGCCTTCCtgggcctcctcctcctcctcctcatctcctctgacCGTCTTCTCCTCCACAGTTGGTTTCACCTCCTCTGACTGTGGCTCCGCTTTGCGCTTAGTTCCCCGTCGACCTAAAAACACGTGAAGAAGTAAGTacgtttgtttaaaaaaaaaaaaaaggcacctgtacccaggaattctgggccccctgaaaagatatctcagtggtccccatcaccacagcaaaccctacaaaatataaaattgctgctataatattaatttgcattaaacaaaaatgtatgtttaaaactaacctggttaactgactcaaatctaagctacatatcaatattattttcttttatgatttctccaaatgtaactgcacaatattgaccttcagactgtccatcTCTTTGAACAaaattatttgaagccaagtgacttgttgaataacaacaagggggcattatttggtaatCTCAACTcagcaagtaaaataaaactctaaaaagctacagtttactttcaatcagattcagccacacttgatgctatgaaaatatgacaattccccactttaggcatgataCGCGCATCTCACAGAGCCGAAAAGaaattccagaaaggaattctgaatgtttgtttatttattcagacaattttagttatcttactgcaattagaacaaaacaaaagaaaagtgtagtagaaaacacattttatttcagtcccattaagggcccccctccccacttgggccctaggtagtgagttccacttttccccccactacgacgcccctgcCTGTTCCCGTGTTGAATTGAAACTCAATGATAACGTGAGATAAGAAAGCAGTCAGCGTTGAGAGTATCACCAATGCAACACTTCCGGGTCTGAAAATGCAGAAACGGTCAGGTGTAAAATAGTTTCATATGCGTGTGAAATCCTTAAATCTCCCGCTATTGACGTTATGTTTCACTCATATGTTTCACTATTAACCAACATGCAACGAGCAAATGTGAACTCCGTGCAGCCAACAAGATGTCTCAACGATGCGGCCGTGCAGTCTTTGAGTAGACCACATCTAAGGAGTAGTCTAAAATGACATTATAATCTACAACTCGGCATTGTTAAATCATGTAATGTGTATTTAGATCTTGTGTACGTGAACACACCCACCTGCGGCAGACGCCATTGCTGCTGCTAAAGTTTCGCGCGCACGAGGACTGTACCAAGTTAAACAATCCTGCAGGCTGGAAGACTTTACAAGTCCCGCCCACTTATACGTCATTGTTATGCTTTCTGCCCAAGCgggtaacctttttttttttttaactttaatgagTACATTCAGAAGGAGCATCATACACAGACAATCATTAAGGACATAGAAACAATACAGCTTCAGTTGTTGgattagatagatagaaaagaaataataaaataagttaagtaAGGCGAGGGAATACTTTCATAATTCAGTGAAGAATTATTTTATGGAATCATATATTTGAAGTGCTTTtggtcctttcattattttcaatgattttaggtATATTTggcccaagtggcaacctctggtctaaaaatatgagtccaatgcattgactgtataaaatatgtacgtaatatccgtgacgtcacaaatctgtttctgaagagctgttttgagaccaattggctgcggcagccatattgcttctgttgagccagtgtgacgtaaaaaggcgggctttgagcctcctagccaacagctgcagtgttcctgcagtcagctgtgcctctcattggaagactcgtaatctcaatatcttcgaaaatgccgcgtcagaaaaaaattcacccacctcacagtgagagccgatcgagaaattagctatccagactacactcgtcttttgtaccaggctgtaaacatgtttatatctgctgtaaagatcgtttttttcccattcatgtgtatgtgacttccggtacttccggaggaagcctcaagcggatcctcaatgaactgcagtttttagcatttccgcagtggactcatatttttgactggaggttgccgcttgatgtttacagcctggtacaaaagacgagtgtagtctggatagctaatttctcggtcggcacacactatacagggtgtgaatttttttttttcacggcaatttcaaagatattgagattacgagtcttccaatgagaggcacagctgacttgattggcaggtgggaacactgtagctgttggctaggaggctcaaagcccgcctctttacctcacactagcgcaacagcagcaatatggctgctgtcatCGATTGGccacaaaacagctcttcagaaacagatgggtgacgtcatggatactacgtccattatttatacagtctatgttttcttttacagcCCTCTTCTTTgcctttcattttattaataaaCATGGCGCAAACAAAGTACAAAACATTGTTGAGGTTTAAACTTTGTCCAGTCCAAAGGAAGTCCAGACACTTTAAGTCTTGTAAATCCTCGAGGTATACATCAAGGTAAGGACTGATCTATGGGCTACCTTGCATGGCCACCATTTTTAAACCTGCTTCTGAATGAAATGATTCCTTAAAAAACTCTATCATCAAGTCTGAATTCAATGCTTGTTAAGTTTTTCGTTTCCATTTGAAAAAGGATGGATAAGATGTCAGTTTAGAGATTTTATTCCAGACCATTTTTGTagtatgtttatttcaaatatctTTTGATGGTCTGCGACACACAGATTGAGGTGAATGTTAGAAGGCCACTGAGTTTGTGTCTCTATTTTTATGTTTGATATCATTTTGCTGCAGCTTTAGTGCTCTGAAAACAATATGAAACTCTGCGAGAGCATTTATAAAGTGAAGATATATATTGCTTTTTATAGACAGATGGTATGTCAGAACTTCTGACAAAACCTTGGGATTTAGACTTTGTTTGATCTTCTATTTGTCATCCAGCACCATCATAATCCAAATGCTGTTTGAGATCTGTTTCCTCATCTACGTATTCTAACTAGAGACCGGTGTAACATCCTTTTCAAACAGTGGCCCAAAACCTCTTCCATATTGTACCCTATGGGTGTACCCCTACCCCCACTGGTCAAAAAAGCTAAAAGGCTCCAGCAAGACCGAGCAACACATGGGAAGTTCATTACTCTTTCAACCACATttgaaaaatatacaaaataaaatgtggacAAATATTTTTACCACTTATTATTTCCTGTGATGTGGTCACTGTCAACTTAAGGCCAACAAAGCAAATGGAACCAGTCATAGAGGAAACTGGATCTTTTGCAGTCTCTGACTATATTAAGATTCTCAGTAGGTTTAAATTCATATTCTTAGTTGTCACAGTCAAACTAAGTGCTGAAGACATTTCTCTGGGATGTTCCATCATGCCTCTAAACTTTGAAGGTATAGTTCTGGACAAGGAAAagacaaatacaatcaaacacacaaatctcTCACAAACTAACTGAAACAAGGACTTGGTATACTGAATTCTTTATTTATCAAAAACAGATATAAAGGCACATATAACTTTTAAGAAATGTAGGGAAACACAATCCACTAGATGTCGCCGTGTGGCCAGAGGACATGAGCTGATGGAGCCACGATCATCAGAAAAGGGACTGAGAGCACCCCGTTGGTCCCTCCTCATCATTTTGCTTCCATGGGCTACATCCCTTGAACTCTTGGCTTCATGTAAGAaataaaggagggaaaaaaaagcacttttgTTAAACTAACATTTCTCAAAGACCACAAGTAGCACTGGTTTGATGTGACACATCCCAAAAGCACGGAAATGAGTTGACTTAGTTAAATATCAATTTTAGTTACATCTTTTTGCACAAATGCTAATTTCTTAACACATATTGCTCCACAGAACTTGGCCCTCCCATTAGAGAGTAAAAAACAGGCCTTTTATGTAATGGTTGAAGGTTGACACTGCGTCAGAGCTCAAACTAACAAGcagtttccctctctcctcagctggtgACTCATAAGAGGTGAAGACATGAGCTGAGTTTAGGTTATGACACATGGCTCTGGGGTAGAAGAaatgctctctgctctctgtatctgtgagggagcgcgccaaacagagcctgcagctgacggtcACGcacactcaccgcgaggcagagctgcaggaggattaaatTGTGTTCATTGATCCCGAAaaagcaattagacgccacgtgtcagctaatatatctgatcacctatataa is a genomic window of Notolabrus celidotus isolate fNotCel1 chromosome 8, fNotCel1.pri, whole genome shotgun sequence containing:
- the clp1 gene encoding polyribonucleotide 5'-hydroxyl-kinase Clp1, which gives rise to MATEGVEKPSEDAPPTGKVSTRFDLEKETELRFEVEAGEAAEQVDLELLTGMAEVFGSELNRNKKYTFGPGSKIAVFTWQGCSVNLYGKPEVAYVSKDTPMLLYLNTHAALEQMRKQAERDNERGPRVMVVGPTDVGKSTVCRLLLSYAVRVGRRPTLVELDVGQSGVSVPGTVSALCIERPADVEEGFSVQAPLVYHFGSTTPGTNIKLYNKLTSCLAEVFSQRCETNRKASVGGCIINTCGWVKGSGYQALVHCASAFEVDVVLVLDHERLYNELKRDLPHFVRVVLLPKSGGVVERSKECRRDTRDEKIREYFYGFRGVSFYPFSFEVRFSDVRIYKIGAPSIPDSCLPLGMSQDDTQLKLVPVTPGRDLTYHVLSVSSAEDGEEGSRKGIVESPVCGFIVVTYVDTQLQVMKVLSPAPRPLPRHTLLIMDIRFMDMK
- the LOC117817393 gene encoding selenoprotein H-like, whose amino-acid sequence is MTYKWAGLVKSSSLQDCLTWYSPRARETLAAAMASAAGRRGTKRKAEPQSEEVKPTVEEKTVRGDEEEEEEAQEGQRVVIEHCKSURVYGRNAEEVKSALLAAHPGLTVVLNPEKPRRNSFEVSLLDDGKETSLWTGIKKGPPRKLKFPQPDVVVAALQEALKAE